ctatctctctcactctcctgcctcctcctttctctgtgtccactttttcttcttttttttttttgcatgcttCTTTCTTTAGCTTGAAATGGCGATTGAAAACCTCCAAAAGTCTGAAGGAATTGCAAGTCACAAAAGCAGCCTGCTCAACAGCCATGTAAGTCAACCAGGAACTTTCTTTGAAAAGGAcatgagagaaaattaaaaacaacaacaacaacaacaacaaaagcccTTAGCATTTAGGCAGTGTGTTCGAATTGTGTTCTGCAAAGTTAAACATACTACCTACTGCTAGCTTTACATTCTCTGCACTGTCCCACTGACATGCGTAATTGTCTGAATTAGCTTTCATCCTTGATCTGAACTTGCATTGGCTATCACTTTTGCTTAATAATGCATCTTGAATATATTTCTTAATACTCTGCATGGACTTAAATTGATTGGTTTCTGTTTATTTCACTTCTAAGTGCACCAAGACATGCGCTCAGTGTCACAAAAGCTTACTGCAGTATTACCTTTCCTCTGTGTTGAGAGGCTGTCACTCAAACGTATAATGAAATTGAAATAAGATTTATGTAGTATTTCTATCCAGACTTTTACTCACATGGGAAATTTGTGGTTTAGATTCATTCCCTACATTCCAACTCTTAACCTCAGCTGTGATCTCACAATCTCCACATCATTTGTATGAATAATGTCTGAGGTATCTGCTTTAAATCTGATTTGCAATTTTATAATTTGAGCTTTTTATGCAAATTCTTTATGAATATGCTGTACCAGACAGAGCTATCACTTTGTCCTCCTTAATAATAACATTCTTGGAGACATGTCCGATAGAATAAATAGCACTTCAGATGTTTGAGTGTTCACTCAATCAGCCATGCTTTATGCTGTAGTCACGTACTGCATCAGTCAAGAATATGAAGGCCTAAGGGTAGCCACAGCCGGAGAGCAATGGTCTCATCAGTTTTTAACCTCTTAAAACAGGTCATCATGCAATATGCGTgtgtaggagtgtgtgtgtgtgtgtgtgtgtgtgtgtgtgtgtgtgtgtgtgtgtgtgtgttatcttgTCTTTTGATGTGATAATAAGATGCACTGCTCCTCTTCATTTCTGGCCAGATGACTATCACAGAGAAGAGTTCATTCTCTGGTGCTTACTcattgtgtgactgtgtcttcttctgtgtgttttcagctgcagtgGCTGCTGGACAACTATGAGACAGCGGAGGGAGTGAGCCTGCCCCGGTGCTCTCTGTATAACCATTACTTACGGCACTGTCAGGAACAAAAGCTGGATCCGGTCAACGCAGCCTCCTTCGGCAAGCTCATCCGCTCTGTTTTCATGGGCCTGAGGACCCGCCGCCTCGGCACCAGGTACAAACAGGAAAGGGTTGTTGCCGATGCCGACGATTCTGATAACTGTAATCATGTAATCATTATAGATGTGACGAGTTTGATGATGCTTATAGGCATTGGAGACTTGCTGATGGAAGAGGGTAATGATAGTGATTACAGTGATGGCAagtcttctcctcctcactgGTTTCTGGCTTTTCTCTCATGAATCTACCAGAGGCAACTCTAAGTATCATTACTATGGCATCCGGGTGAAGCCAGACTCACCGCTGAACCGGCTGCAGGAAGATACCCAGTACATGGCCATGAGGCAGCAGCCTGTCCACCAGAAACAGAGGTCAGCACTCTCTCCCTGTCTGCTATTTTTAACTTTTCCTTTGCTTTGTTCTGCGGCTTGTCACATTGTTTGTCACATCCtatgccattttgttttttattttgtcagatGGCAACAGTTTGTTCTTAAGTGTTTCTTGAATTAAGATCAcaagttaaatttaaatttaaaatttaacttttgattagggatgcaccgactTATCAGCCAAACATCAGCATCTTCTGATATTCGCCTTTTTGACTGCCAGCGGCATATTGGCAAACAAGAGGACATTCACCACTGGCAGTGgcttatgtttttctgttgtgtcacattaaTTGTGCACAGGCTAAAAAGAGCCGTTCAAAACTAACGGCTTCCCAGGGACAATAGACAAAGtgtttgggatgaacagagatcttccccgGGATGCCATAGGGATGAAGGGATGCAGTAAACTCATTATTGACGCATTTTCCCTGATAAAGTGACACTGTGAACAGCAAATCTGTGTTAAAATCGgcaggagagctagttaactgTGGCCGGAATTAACAGCTAGGAGGCTAGAATGTTAACTTGTAAAATTTTGTTTCTAGTGAAAAACTTGAATAGATACAGTTGTATGAAGGACAAAATTGTTCATGTttacacagcaaaataaaacagatgttagAGAGGGatttatgataaataaatagTATGTATAGTTGTCAAGTCaaaatcttgtttttgctgACCTCCTTGATGTCTCTCaccttgctgcagtgatgtagaAGTGTACTCCAAGATGTGTCAGTACATCATGACATCACTGTTGGCTGTGGCTACAGGATCAACAAAGCACACTTCTGACCACACAATGTCTCAGAGGTGAAAGAGACTTGAAACTTTGAATCAGAGAGgacagtggaaaaaaatgctttttagcCCCGGGTTTAAGTTACTCTTCAGTGTTCTCTGTAGTTTGTATGTATATAGGTCACTTCTGCATTGTGTTTTCACTATGAATGTATTGGTTTTCACCCATGACACACCTACCAAGCTGAGGCAAACATTTTGCACTGATGGGAAGAATCATTTTAGTAACTCGAAACAACTGTTTGCGAATGCTATTTTCCTTTTAAACACACCCCTGGTTATTCACTAATTCAGACTTTGGTTGAAGATGTGCTTATGTGGGAGTTGATTGTGTGGGTTTTCATTGGAATGAAAACCTACATAGCCCTCAATGGCACATTCTTTCATATTCCTGCCTTCTTATTCCTTTAAAAACCAGCTAACATACCTGCCATGTCTCGTAATGTGTGTGTAGGTTCAAACCTCTGCAGAAGGTGGACGGTATGTCTGACAGCCTGTGTGGGAGCTCTCAGCACTGTAACAGCACTCCAGAGCAGTCCGTGGCTGCTCAGAGTCAACACCACCAGCAGTACATAGGTAAGGACAGGAGCTAGGTGGTTGCCACGACAACTAGTTGTCTACAAATGATTGACACTTAAGATTAGAGAAGTGTTTTAAAGTCTCActacttctttttttcttctgatcATTTTCTGATTCCATCTTTGATAAAGTTACAAACTTTTTACCTTTTAATTAAATCAGTGCCTGTGAAATCATATGTGGCACAGCTACCGCCCACATGTTGGCTTTACTCAAACATTAATTATAAACACATGCAATAACTGTCAGAGTGGTAAAATTAACTGTCAAACATCTTGTTTGTTGAGAAAATTATAGGATATGTGTTTCTTTGTTGACACTAGATGATCTGGCCGTACAACTTTCATGTGATTTCAGTCTCCAGGATCCAtgagtctgtctgtgtgtgtcagggtgAGTGAAATGAGTGACACCTGTCTGCTTTTTTACTTTATGCAGATACGTCCCACACCTTGCCTCAATTTCCCAACCCTGACTTGGGCACCCAGCCTCTGCCTGAGCGTATCAACATGAATGATATCAAGAAGCTGCAGACACTCTACAGAGACCACTGCGAGGTAGAGCTCTATGAATATGTTTGTAACCGAGGCCATGTTGACGTCTATATAAATGGAACAGCTTTAAAGGGGACCTTCTCTAATTTTACACATgaaagtctgtttacaggtctTTGGGAGTACTACTGCATATGTGGCTTCAGAGGGAGCTAACTGAAGTTTGATTGTCTCAAGTGTAACATGCTTCTTTATTGATCACTGGCACTGTTGTTTATTCCAAGTCGATCCCACAGACATTGTCCCGCTGCTGTAAATAGAGCACCAACATGTATAAATCCATTGCTGAAAATGGTCCTCTAAAAATACACAATTTACTCCTTGTTTGAGTATCATTTGGTTAAAACAGTTCTtagctgtttaaaaaaatactgaacctttttataaaaaaaaaacacacaactaaCCATATTTGTGATGTGAcccattttttttaagattgaCTTTGAATTAGTTAATACTTTTTATTAGCAATagaccaaaacaatgttgattTGGACTTTTCAAGGGATTTCTTGACAACCTGCAAAATCTAGAATAATCTTGGCCTTATCGTGGTGACTTGGTTTGATAAGGGCTGATACATATCCttaaaaaaagaggcaaaaaaatacagcaaactACAGCAGTCAACAGGTGTCTGGCTTTGAGCGTTTATGAGGAACTGTATTTAGGAAAATGTATGATGAAATAGCTATGAAGAAATGGCATATTGCGTAATGACATTTCACTGGTTGCAGGGCATAATTCATAGTCTCTTGGTTGGACAATGAATTCGAGTAGGCAGAAGAATAACTCTCCGGGATGAAACGGATTGGCAGTGAAAAGAGTAGAAATAATATTGAACATTAAAATTTGGGGGCTTTACAGGCAGGAAAGAGGCTGTGATTAAAGCAGCGAAGCTCTGGCTTTATCATATTATCCCTGCCCTCCCCTTGTCCAGCCTCACCACGCTCCTTTTGTTCCAGCCGTCTTTTCATCTCTGTGCAGCTTTCAAGACATGCCAATTAACCTTTCAGCGCGCTGGGTGGACATCTTGGTGTCTTTGTGGTGGTCTCCCCTTGGGCCTTTGTGCCGCCTTGTCTGTGGACAGGCACATGGGCTCCTGTCTTTGTCTGCCAGCGCATTTCTGTCACTCTCACAGCTCTCATTGcctctgtctgtttaatgtttatgcattttactttttctccttttttttctgagcCAACAGTGACCTGTTAACACATTAGCCAAGACTTTTTATAAATATCATTTAAAGTTAcagcacaaataaaaataacaagttggctcaagaattaaaaaaaaaaaaatcttatttcttattttaccTTCATGTAGTTTAAGGAGTTTGTGAGCAGGGCTGTAAATGGACTTGTATCCACTGTCAGGCATGTATTTATAAATGTCATGGTAACAGCCAAATATTCAGGTATCAGCCATGCTattaaattaatgtttaaacacaaATGATTAGGTGTTTAATAAAACTTCAAGGGTAATAAATCACACCATAAACCACAGtagttgttgtgtgtgtgcacagatgtGAGGGGTTAAGATTTGTGGATCTCTGCTGCCTGCCActcgtctgtgtgtgtatgaccgTGCATGTGAACATGTGGTATTTCTCctccacactttttttttcttttcttgaagGCAAGTTGTTTTTCCTGCGTGGCGCAAAACTGCGGAGGCAAAACATTCTTGTTTAGAGGGGATGGGGAATTCTCCTTTTGTTTAGGAGTTCTGTGTTTGACCTGTTGCTTGGGGCAACCGTAAACAAGGTTGCCATGGCAACGGCTGGAGAGGAAGCAAAAACATATCATGTGATTGAAGCCTACACTGCTGTGTAACAAGATCCAGCGGCAAGTGCATGTCCTGCCAgatagagaaagaagagaatcTTTGGGCACGGCGTGAATCATACGCTCGTACTCAACTGACGCTCAACGTAGAGATATACTGAACTGTTTGAGCTCAGAAACAAGAGAGTTTGACCTCTGTTTCATGTGGAGTCAGGCTGACGTTTGCTCCTGTGAATGTCCTCAGCAACTTCTACAGCGCTGGTTTTTATGTCTTACTTTGATATATGTGTGTTGGGGTTTAGAGTTTATCTGTTAACTCTTTTTAGAACCTGGTTACTGCTTTTTCTGACTCACACTCAAGCTGTAGTTTATCATTTTAGATCACCAGCTAGCCACCGCTTCCTTTGCACTCAGTGTTCACTTGTGTGCAGTATACTCTACTTTCTAAGAGCCTCATACATATGAACAGGAAAGAGGAAATCACATGGGTTAGTTCGGGTCAGCGCCTCGTCACTAAAAGGAGGCAAATGCACACATAAATCTATGTGACTAATCTGCCTGATAAAGGAAACcaagttgaaaaaaaataagtgaGTGAAATCaactaaaaaaaacccctccAGATGAAGCCTGAACGTGGCCTTTAGGATCCTCCTGATGATTAATGTGCAGGGAGTTGTGTTTGAGCTGGCTCATTGTCTAACCAGGAGGGCCTGGAGTGAGCGAGAGGCTGCTTGCCTGCCTGTAGAAACTTTGTTGTGTGTCTGGTTGCCATGGTTCAGCTCTGTATGTTTTGTcccccccttcctccctctcttctccctcCCCCTCATTCTTttaccccctccctccctccctccctcgctgCTCTCCTGCAGGCTACTTTGGATGTGGTGATGAACCTCCAGTTCCACTACATTGAGAAACTCTGGCAGACTTTTTGGTATTCAACACCGCCATCTAGTGATGGAAATACCACCATTCCCAACAGGTCAGATCACATATACAGGAATTTCactgttaaaaagaaaactgtTACTTAATTTTACATGTCTCAGCTAAATCAAGTCTTCTGTTTTAATAGTATACCAAGTCAACAACTTGAACCTTTTTATTGAGTTTCATTTTTTCCTCCTGTCTGTGTGCAGTGATGATGATCTGGAGGGTGTGATCCCCAGAGAGAAGCTGGTGGCTCTGTGTAAATACGAACCAGTCAGACTATGGATGAGGAGCTGTGACCACATCCTGTACCAGGCTCTGGTAGAGATCCTTATCCCTGATGTGCTGCGTCCTGTTCCCAGTCAGTACTATTGATATTTTAATTCATTAAGATCTTAATAAGATTATCTTTAACAGGATACTCTGTTTGGAGACATTTGTGCATGTTGTCTGTGGTCCCAAAACCTCTGAATACACACTGATGAAGTAATACTAATCCAGCACAGTCCAAGTCCCAGGATTCTCTTTGCATCCTCAATAATACACTAACACCACACCCAACAGTACAGTCCAATTGAGTCTTTTATATTGCAGTTGGCTGCATTTTCACTACTCTACTTACAATGCTTTATACACAGTTAATTGAAGTCAAGTCCCTCAATAATCCAGCCTGTTCTCCCACCTTTTTTGTGCAAGCCAACAGTGTTAACACATTAGCCAAGGCTTTTATTGAGTTATTAAGTTagcacaaataaaaagtaacaaGGTGGCCTAAGCATGAGACAATATCTTATTTCTTACTTTAACACATAAGTACTTTTAAAGGAGTTTTTGAGTAGTGCTGCAAACAGATATGTATCCACTGTCAGGCATATTTCTATTAATGTCATGGTAATAAGTCAAATATTCAGGTGTCAGCTGTGCCGTTAAATTCCTGTTTAAACAGCAATGATTAGGTGTTTAATAAAACTTTGTAAGTAATAAAGGGTTTTGTCAGTTTGTAATCCAGGCTGTTCTGTTTCTTCAGGCACTCTCACTCAGGCCATCCGTAACTTTGCCAAGAGTCTGGAGGGCTGGCTGACTAACGCCATGACCAGTTTTCCTCAAGAGATTATTCGCACCAAGGTAATAGGGAAATCTCAGCGACAGATCATTAAATCTGTCACATTTCTTCGCACCTGTGATCATCTCATGCAGCTGTCTGTGATCCATTTGTGGCATGTGTTACTCTGCACAGTCCCTGCCACCTCTGTTGATTCGATCTATGCAGTAAAGATCGTTTATGTAGATGCAAGATATGTCATCTTATTTTCACCACGTTAATTTCTACCTGAAATATGAGTGGATGTGCATGTATGAAATGTTGCTCAATCCAGTTACACAGGAAACTCATCAGTGCCAGAAGCTTTAACTTTTTGTActtgtgatttttatttgtatacATATTAAATGAGGATTGTTCGAGGGAGCCTAAGATCTAAGATACTCATTGCCAAGCACTGCTTCACTGTAATTGTTGTGcatatgacaaataaataacTTGAGCACAGAGAACCCTAGTAGAAACCAAAACTGGTCCCATTTAAGTCTGACATAATTTGGTTatgataataaaacataaaaacctcGAGTGACATAAACTTTTAGGATGACTCTCTGTCTCTGGCTCTGTGGTGTAGGTGGCGGTGGTCAGTGCGTTTGCCCAGACACTGAGACGTTACACCAGTCTGAACCACCTGGCCCAGGCGGCCCGCGCCGTCCTCCAGAACACCTCCCAGATCAACCAGATGCTCTCTGACCTCAACCGGGTGGACTTTGCAAACGTCCAGGTAAACATGTCTGACAGCTTCCCTGTTTACTCAGCATCAAGGcttcatgtcaaaatgtcagaTGGTGCAGACTGTTGACTCGTGTCgactctctctctgctttccgTCTCTCGCTGTGTTTTGGTTTCGTGCTGAATACGGttgggtgtgtttgttgtgtctaCCAGGAGCAGGCATCATGGGTGTGTCAGTGTGATGAGAGTGTGGTTCAGCGTCTGGAGCAGGACTTTAAGGTCACCCtgcaacagcagagctctctggACCAGTGGGCTACCTGGCTCGACAATGTGGTCTCTCAGGTCCTGAAGCCTCACCAGGGCAGCCCCAGCTTCCCCAAAGCTGCACGCCAGTTCCTGCTCAAATGGTCCTTCTACAGGTACGAAGGGGGAACAGTTAGGCTGTTGACACTTTCCTTAAAATCACTGCAAACAGCATTTTATGGAttatctgtttgtttctctctctctctctctctccttcctgtaGCTCCATGGTGATCAGAGACCTGACCCTGCGCAGTGCAGCTAGTTTTGGCTCTTTTCACCTGATTCGCCTGCTCTATGATGAGTACATGTTTTACCTGGTGGAACACCGTGTGGCGCAGGCCACCGGAGAAACTCCTATTGCTGTCATGGGAGAGGTATGAAGGaagatatttatatatatctGCTCTGCTCTGGTTGTAAACAACActttaatgatgatgatggaaaTGATGTtgaaagttgttgttttgttgactAATGTGCTCTCATCTCTTGAATCACAGTTCAGTGACCTGACTTCTATGATGCCTTCACTCATGGAAAAAGGTAAGCCTTTATTTACAGTGCTAGTTTTCATATTAGTCTTGGTGTGTCCTAGCTAACCAGCTCTGGGTTTAAAAAACAGGTAAGAAAACAGGGTAATACTGATAATAGTGGTAATCATGGTTCAACAAAGCCAGACTTAAGCACAATGACATTTGTTGACATTGGTATCCCTCACTTTGATCACTCCTACCTTAGAGTGTGTCTAGATTGAAGTAtgtaagataaaaaaaacaagttaatgATTGTAGAAACCCACAAAAAGAGGATCAATCAcccaaaaaaacttttcttCTTGTGAAAAAACCCACCACAGTCTCATTCTACAAAAACTAAACTGCAgattacatgtttatttttatgactatttggtaacttctttttcatttaaaactgtttgttgtgattatatttaaaatgtgtttacactCTTATCCACAAAGGGATGTGTAACAAAAAAGACTGAAGATTGAAGTCTGCTTTTAGACATCTCTACTGTTTAGTAGAGgctcattatttaaaaaactgtgTTGTCAGTTGAGGAATAACAGGACTTATGTTGTCCGTGCCCAAAGGCACTGTGGGTGGGAGCATTTAAGAGTTAAAGACTTCCGTCTGCAGCAGGAATCAATGGGCTCGGGactgagagccacagacagggtGGGGAGGTCAGACAGTATTGATCTCAAGATGCTTTATGTATAATCCTTATTCTGACCTTTTATATTGTGGTGATAGATTAGTGCTGCAGCTTTAAGCCCAGCTGTATTTGTCTTTATGCTTCTTATAATCCCACACTGGTTAGTAATGTGAACGGTCAAATGTCAGCTCTCATCCTAATACTAAACTCCAACTGTTCCCTTTCTCCCTGTGCCTCTAGATGCATCCTTCTCTGATGAGATGAGTGACCTGGGCAGTGATGCTGACGCATCCAGAGGGCCTACTGAACCTGCAGTGAAAAGAGAGAGGATTGAAATGAGCCACCCACTGCAGGAGATGTGAGTCTGGTCTGAAAGGGGCCGGATTGAAAGCCACTACGACCAGCATCTCTCCCTGAAAAGGTGACACTAAAGTGGCTTCGGGGCCCTTCGGGACGCAGCGGCTTTTTTGGGCCGAGCACACTGCGTCCTTCTGCAGTCAGTGTGTGCAATGTACATAGAGAAGAAAGTAGCAGTGTCAGTCCTCCCCTCACTAGCGTTTATAAGGACAGTGATTTTTCTTTCAGGAAGCtcacatctgtttttgttttgttttgttttttttactcacAGGGGTGTAACACAGGTCTGATTTTCTTTCCGTTTTTGTTGCAACTGTGAATGACTTTGTGCAGTACCTTTTTATTGGATGTGTAACCTTGAGTGGTGGTATGTGGTGTTTGTGagtcttctcttttttttttttcttttttttcttaactagCTGTGCCATAGTGTCATTTGAGTGCCTTAGATCACTAACTTTAAAACCACCACTACAGATGTCAATCTGTCCCTCAGCTGTGCCTCTACCGCAGTATGAATGTATCGTCTCCAAACCTCAGACATTCAAAGCACCTTTAACATTGATTAGGTGTAGGTGTGTATACTCCTTGTTGCCTCTGCTGCAGCtcgcagcaaacacacacaacaaagaaaataaaaataaaaacaacatgcaaCCTACTGACCCAAAGGACCTTTCCCTCAGTCATATGTTACCTTGGCTGTGTAAGATGTTGGTTTGTTTACCTCAATAGATTTCTATGCTGTTCGGCTCAGATGACATGAGGCaagtattaaaaaacaaatgtagccACTGTTGCAGTCTGTGTCTCTCAATCCTGTTTCATTTCATGTAAATAGTTGTCCACAAATGGTTTAAATCCTGTGACAGCTCCTCCGTGTGCTGCACGGATCCACAGAGTAAGTCCTGATGCAATGACTCATATGTGCAGACCTGTGGGGGTTCACTCAACTGCCACAGAGTTGGGAATAAAAAATAATCGACTTAATGGATATAGGATATTACAACCTAAACTGGAATCTGGTCTGTCTCATTGAGCCTCattttgtgattaaaaaaaaagtggttaTACATTTCATCTTCGGAAGATAAATCAATATATGTTAGAGCGTTGGacctgtaaaaccaaaactctTAGACAGAAAGAGGATCTCGTTGGCATCTGAGCCGGCACACGCTCCCCGACTTCAGATACTTTGACCTCATGCTGTTACTCAGATTAAAGTCTTATGTTCTGTTTGAATTAGATAGAAATATACAGTGTGTTATTTGGGGAGTTTGTCcataataaattatatatataaatatatatataaatatatatctttGTATGATGTAGAAAGTGTGTGCTCTGTGGCCTTCAGTCTTTGCCTAATCTCTCTCCTCACACTGTACTTGGTTGGTCACGTTGTATCAGAAGAAAATGCTTTGATGTGTAATTGATTAGACTGGCGTGTGTGATAAATTTGTTTTCAATCTCAATTGTTCAATGTGTAAAATTCAATTATTACTGTGGCGTTACTGCACCCGAGTACGCTATTAAACTGTCACAAGAGAAATTCCTATTTATATGAACTATTCTGATTTGATTGACATCAGCTTTGTGTTGAAAATTGGTTTggttgatttatttttcccctCAGATGATTTTGTTGTAGCAATGAGAATCCTTGAGCTTGAGTTATTTAAGGCTTTTTGTAACTTGTGCCTGTCACAGTAATTTGCCTTCAAGTgctttggagaaaaaaaaagtaatttctgTGTGTACTTTGTAATGTTTTGTAAGGCTGTTTTAGATTTTTGGCGgaggattattttttattgaactAGATTTGGTTCTTCTTACAAGTATACTGAACCCttatttttgtgcatttttaaaCCTGTTCTTGACTACACTTTAAC
This sequence is a window from Epinephelus lanceolatus isolate andai-2023 chromosome 6, ASM4190304v1, whole genome shotgun sequence. Protein-coding genes within it:
- the rfx2 gene encoding DNA-binding protein RFX2 isoform X1, with amino-acid sequence MQSSEGGSDTTTSVAALRTSSSAQAPVVQPVPASQQRVLVQATGSAQKGGQVQQLSVPRVQQVPQQVQQVQHVYPSQVQYVGESGETVYTNGTIRTAYSYNPEAQLYGQSSGGTYFDSQASGAHVTTVVSSASGGVPPHGMVGIAMDVGSSHIISSGSTYLIHGGSMEGSRNHISHSSRSSSAMLEMAIENLQKSEGIASHKSSLLNSHLQWLLDNYETAEGVSLPRCSLYNHYLRHCQEQKLDPVNAASFGKLIRSVFMGLRTRRLGTRGNSKYHYYGIRVKPDSPLNRLQEDTQYMAMRQQPVHQKQRFKPLQKVDGMSDSLCGSSQHCNSTPEQSVAAQSQHHQQYIDTSHTLPQFPNPDLGTQPLPERINMNDIKKLQTLYRDHCEATLDVVMNLQFHYIEKLWQTFWYSTPPSSDGNTTIPNSDDDLEGVIPREKLVALCKYEPVRLWMRSCDHILYQALVEILIPDVLRPVPSTLTQAIRNFAKSLEGWLTNAMTSFPQEIIRTKVAVVSAFAQTLRRYTSLNHLAQAARAVLQNTSQINQMLSDLNRVDFANVQEQASWVCQCDESVVQRLEQDFKVTLQQQSSLDQWATWLDNVVSQVLKPHQGSPSFPKAARQFLLKWSFYSSMVIRDLTLRSAASFGSFHLIRLLYDEYMFYLVEHRVAQATGETPIAVMGEFSDLTSMMPSLMEKDASFSDEMSDLGSDADASRGPTEPAVKRERIEMSHPLQEM
- the rfx2 gene encoding DNA-binding protein RFX2 isoform X3, producing MQSSEGGSDTTTSVAALRTSSSAQAPVVQPVPASQQVQQVQHVYPSQVQYVGESGETVYTNGTIRTAYSYNPEAQLYGQSSGGTYFDSQASGAHVTTVVSSASGGVPPHGMVGIAMDVGSSHIISSGSTYLIHGGSMEGSRNHISHSSRSSSAMLEMAIENLQKSEGIASHKSSLLNSHLQWLLDNYETAEGVSLPRCSLYNHYLRHCQEQKLDPVNAASFGKLIRSVFMGLRTRRLGTRGNSKYHYYGIRVKPDSPLNRLQEDTQYMAMRQQPVHQKQRFKPLQKVDGMSDSLCGSSQHCNSTPEQSVAAQSQHHQQYIDTSHTLPQFPNPDLGTQPLPERINMNDIKKLQTLYRDHCEATLDVVMNLQFHYIEKLWQTFWYSTPPSSDGNTTIPNSDDDLEGVIPREKLVALCKYEPVRLWMRSCDHILYQALVEILIPDVLRPVPSTLTQAIRNFAKSLEGWLTNAMTSFPQEIIRTKVAVVSAFAQTLRRYTSLNHLAQAARAVLQNTSQINQMLSDLNRVDFANVQEQASWVCQCDESVVQRLEQDFKVTLQQQSSLDQWATWLDNVVSQVLKPHQGSPSFPKAARQFLLKWSFYSSMVIRDLTLRSAASFGSFHLIRLLYDEYMFYLVEHRVAQATGETPIAVMGEFSDLTSMMPSLMEKDASFSDEMSDLGSDADASRGPTEPAVKRERIEMSHPLQEM
- the rfx2 gene encoding DNA-binding protein RFX2 isoform X2, with the protein product MQSSEGGSDTTTSVAALRTSSSAQAPVVQPVPASQQRVLVQATGSAQKGGQVQQLSVPRVQQVPQQVQQVQHVYPSQVQYVGESGETVYTNGTIRTAYSYNPEAQLYGQSSGGTYFDSQASGAHVTTVVSSASGGVPPHGMVGIAMDVGSSHIISSGSTYLIHGGSMEGSRNHISHSSRSSSAMLQWLLDNYETAEGVSLPRCSLYNHYLRHCQEQKLDPVNAASFGKLIRSVFMGLRTRRLGTRGNSKYHYYGIRVKPDSPLNRLQEDTQYMAMRQQPVHQKQRFKPLQKVDGMSDSLCGSSQHCNSTPEQSVAAQSQHHQQYIDTSHTLPQFPNPDLGTQPLPERINMNDIKKLQTLYRDHCEATLDVVMNLQFHYIEKLWQTFWYSTPPSSDGNTTIPNSDDDLEGVIPREKLVALCKYEPVRLWMRSCDHILYQALVEILIPDVLRPVPSTLTQAIRNFAKSLEGWLTNAMTSFPQEIIRTKVAVVSAFAQTLRRYTSLNHLAQAARAVLQNTSQINQMLSDLNRVDFANVQEQASWVCQCDESVVQRLEQDFKVTLQQQSSLDQWATWLDNVVSQVLKPHQGSPSFPKAARQFLLKWSFYSSMVIRDLTLRSAASFGSFHLIRLLYDEYMFYLVEHRVAQATGETPIAVMGEFSDLTSMMPSLMEKDASFSDEMSDLGSDADASRGPTEPAVKRERIEMSHPLQEM